Proteins encoded within one genomic window of Cellulomonas flavigena DSM 20109:
- the deoC gene encoding deoxyribose-phosphate aldolase gives MTTDDTTSQPVLDAVGLARLVDHTLLKPEATRADVEALVAEGVRLGAYSVCVSPSFLPLEVPVGLDGEPDLLVATVCGFPSGKHHSEVKAAEAARAVRDGAHEVDMVIDVGAAKEGRFADVAADIAAVRDAVPAPTVLKVIIESAALSDDEIVEVCRAAEASGADFVKTSTGFHPAGGASVHAVRLMARTVGGRLGVKASGGVRTAADAVAMVEAGATRLGLSGTAAVLAGLTADGDY, from the coding sequence ATGACCACCGACGACACCACCTCGCAGCCCGTGCTCGACGCGGTCGGGCTCGCCCGGCTGGTCGACCACACGCTGCTCAAGCCGGAGGCGACGCGCGCCGACGTCGAGGCGCTCGTCGCGGAGGGGGTGCGGCTCGGTGCGTACTCGGTGTGCGTGTCGCCGTCGTTCCTGCCGCTGGAGGTCCCGGTGGGGCTCGACGGCGAGCCGGACCTGCTGGTCGCCACGGTCTGCGGGTTCCCGTCCGGCAAGCACCACAGCGAGGTCAAGGCGGCGGAGGCCGCGCGCGCGGTGCGCGACGGGGCCCACGAGGTCGACATGGTGATCGACGTCGGTGCGGCCAAGGAGGGGCGGTTCGCCGACGTGGCGGCCGACATCGCAGCGGTCCGCGACGCGGTGCCCGCACCGACCGTGCTCAAGGTCATCATCGAGTCCGCCGCGCTGAGCGACGACGAGATCGTCGAGGTGTGCCGTGCGGCCGAGGCGTCGGGGGCGGACTTCGTCAAGACGTCGACCGGGTTCCACCCGGCAGGTGGGGCGAGCGTGCATGCGGTGCGTCTGATGGCGCGGACCGTGGGCGGCCGGCTCGGGGTCAAGGCGTCCGGCGGCGTCCGCACGGCCGCCGACGCGGTCGCGATGGTCGAGGCCGGGGCGACCCGGCTGGGCCTGTCGGGGACGGCCGCGGTGCTCGCGGGCCTCACGGCGGACGGCGACTACTGA
- a CDS encoding NUDIX domain-containing protein codes for MAAPEGRRRPGDGWVECACGSRHWGVCGAAGLLLVRRDTAGRATHVVLQHRALWSDQGGTWGLPGGAREPDETAAQAALREAHEEAGVDAATVAVRGEHVLQHPDWSYTTVLADALTPFTPTATDHESLEVAWVAVADVTARDLLPAFADAWPTLRARLDG; via the coding sequence ATGGCCGCACCGGAGGGGCGCCGTCGCCCCGGCGACGGCTGGGTGGAGTGCGCCTGCGGGAGCCGGCACTGGGGCGTGTGCGGGGCGGCCGGGCTGCTGCTGGTGCGCCGCGACACGGCAGGACGCGCGACGCACGTGGTGCTCCAGCACCGCGCCCTGTGGAGCGACCAGGGCGGCACGTGGGGCCTGCCGGGCGGGGCCCGCGAGCCCGACGAGACAGCCGCGCAGGCCGCACTGCGCGAGGCGCACGAGGAGGCGGGCGTGGACGCGGCGACCGTCGCCGTGCGCGGCGAGCACGTGCTGCAGCACCCCGACTGGTCCTACACGACCGTGCTCGCGGACGCCCTCACGCCGTTCACGCCCACCGCGACCGACCACGAGAGCCTCGAGGTCGCCTGGGTCGCGGTCGCCGACGTCACCGCGCGCGACCTGCTGCCGGCGTTCGCCGACGCGTGGCCGACCCTGCGCGCACGGCTGGACGGCTGA
- a CDS encoding biotin carboxylase N-terminal domain-containing protein, translating to MTKVLVANRGEIAVRIARACRDAGVASVAVYSDTDRDALHVHVADEAYALDGARAAETYLDIAKLLDVARRSGADAVHPGYGFLAENAQFAQAVIDAGLTWVGPPPAAIESLGDKVSARHIAQRAGAPLVAGTPDPVADVSEIHAFAAEHGLPIAIKAAFGGGGRGLKVAREADEIDEMYESAVREAVAAFGRGECFVERYLDRPRHVETQCLADAHGTVVVVSTRDCSLQRRHQKLVEEAPAPFLTDEQNSALVTASRAILREAGYVGAGTCEFLVGADGTVSFLEVNTRLQVEHPVTEEISGIDLVREQLRIAAGEPLGYTEVATRGHSIEFRINGEDPAAGFLPAPGRITRLRLPSGPGVRVDSGVVEGDSVSGLFDSMIAKLVVTGATRRQAVERARRALAELEVVGIPTVVPFHRAVLEAEAFVPADDAQPFSVHTRWIETEFAETVAGLGGAPKPADEDEPAPDAELERVVVEVGGKRLEVVLPAALGLGRGPAGGRLAAGRTGAAPRRPARTRATRAGASNGTVLASPMQGTIVKVAVAEGAQVAEGDLVVVLEAMKMEQPLVAHRAGTVQSLTAAVGASVSAGGAICDIVG from the coding sequence ATGACCAAGGTCCTCGTCGCGAACCGCGGCGAGATCGCCGTCCGCATCGCCCGTGCCTGCCGCGACGCCGGCGTCGCCTCCGTGGCGGTGTACTCGGACACCGACCGGGACGCGCTGCACGTGCACGTGGCGGACGAGGCGTACGCCCTCGACGGCGCGCGCGCGGCCGAGACGTACCTCGACATCGCGAAGCTGCTCGACGTCGCCCGCCGCTCGGGCGCCGACGCGGTGCACCCCGGCTACGGCTTCCTCGCGGAGAACGCGCAGTTCGCCCAGGCCGTGATCGACGCGGGCCTGACCTGGGTCGGCCCGCCACCGGCCGCGATCGAGTCGCTCGGCGACAAGGTCAGCGCGCGCCACATCGCGCAGCGCGCCGGCGCACCGCTCGTCGCCGGCACACCCGACCCGGTCGCGGACGTGAGCGAGATCCACGCGTTCGCCGCCGAGCACGGTCTGCCGATCGCCATCAAGGCCGCCTTCGGCGGTGGTGGGCGCGGGTTGAAGGTCGCGCGCGAGGCCGACGAGATCGACGAGATGTACGAGTCGGCGGTGCGCGAGGCCGTCGCGGCGTTCGGTCGGGGCGAGTGCTTCGTCGAGCGCTACCTCGACCGGCCTCGGCACGTCGAGACGCAGTGCCTCGCGGACGCGCACGGCACGGTCGTGGTGGTCTCCACGCGCGACTGCTCGCTGCAGCGCCGCCACCAGAAGCTCGTCGAGGAGGCGCCCGCGCCGTTCCTCACCGACGAGCAGAACTCCGCCCTCGTGACAGCGTCGAGGGCGATCCTGCGCGAGGCCGGGTACGTCGGCGCCGGGACGTGCGAGTTCCTCGTGGGGGCCGACGGCACGGTCTCGTTCCTCGAGGTCAACACGCGCCTGCAGGTCGAGCACCCCGTCACCGAGGAGATCAGCGGCATCGACCTCGTGCGCGAGCAGCTGCGCATCGCAGCGGGCGAGCCACTGGGCTACACCGAGGTCGCGACGCGCGGACACTCGATCGAGTTCCGCATCAACGGCGAGGACCCGGCGGCGGGCTTCCTGCCCGCGCCGGGCCGCATCACGCGCCTGCGCCTGCCCTCGGGCCCCGGCGTGCGCGTGGACTCCGGGGTCGTCGAGGGCGACAGCGTCTCGGGACTGTTCGACTCGATGATCGCCAAGCTGGTCGTCACGGGCGCGACCCGCCGCCAGGCCGTCGAGCGGGCACGCCGCGCGCTCGCCGAGCTCGAGGTCGTCGGCATCCCGACCGTCGTGCCGTTCCACCGCGCCGTGCTCGAGGCCGAGGCGTTCGTCCCCGCCGACGACGCGCAGCCGTTCTCGGTGCACACGCGGTGGATCGAGACCGAGTTCGCCGAGACCGTCGCAGGGCTCGGCGGTGCGCCGAAGCCGGCCGACGAGGACGAGCCGGCACCGGACGCCGAGCTCGAGCGCGTGGTCGTCGAGGTCGGCGGCAAGCGGCTCGAGGTCGTGCTGCCCGCCGCGCTCGGCCTGGGTCGGGGCCCCGCCGGCGGGCGTCTCGCCGCGGGACGCACCGGTGCCGCACCCCGGCGGCCCGCGCGCACGCGCGCCACCCGCGCCGGTGCGTCGAACGGCACGGTGCTCGCGTCCCCGATGCAGGGCACGATCGTCAAGGTCGCGGTCGCCGAGGGCGCGCAGGTCGCCGAGGGCGACCTCGTCGTGGTGCTCGAGGCCATGAAGATGGAGCAGCCGCTCGTCGCTCACCGCGCCGGGACCGTGCAGTCGTTGACCGCCGCCGTGGGTGCGAGCGTCAGCGCGGGCGGCGCGATCTGCGACATCGTCGGCTGA
- a CDS encoding phospho-sugar mutase: MSTDDLGDLAARVEEWVADDPDPDTAAELTRLLRVARDAPPEGAAAPEADLARADARVARAELADRFSGLLQFGTAGLRGALGGGPHRMNRAVVIRAAAGLAHFLRGELEGVVPAPRVVVGYDARHNSHRFALDTAAVMTAVGIDVLLLPRALPTPVLASAVRRFDADAGVMVTASHNPPQDNGYKVYLGGRVVTDAGQGAQIVPPADAAIAAEIARVPSVASVPRASSGWTTLGEEVVDAYARDAAAVAPGGDPRARADLTVVLTPLHGVGGRVAQDVLARAGFTDVTLVPEQAEPDPDFPTVAFPNPEEPGATDLALALAASLRADLVVAVDPDADRCAVAVLDPRAHRAAVGPQTPQADGWRMLTGDEVGALLGADAAARTRAAGDPAGATLACSIVSSRLLEAVATGAGLRFASTLTGFKWISRVDGLVFGYEEALGYCVDPAHVRDKDGISAAVRVCDLAARLAAEGRTLVDALDDLARAHGLHATGQVSARFADLGRIGATMTALRESPPTTLVGSPVVQVVDLAAGTDDERGGLPPTDGLRLLTADGTRVVVRPSGTEPKVKAYLEVVVDVARDADRDALDAAHRTARERLDHLARDVRTALGLDRP; the protein is encoded by the coding sequence GTGAGCACCGACGACCTCGGGGACCTGGCCGCACGCGTCGAGGAGTGGGTCGCGGACGACCCGGACCCGGACACCGCGGCGGAGCTGACCCGACTGCTGCGGGTCGCGCGCGACGCCCCCCCCGAGGGCGCCGCCGCTCCGGAGGCGGACCTCGCGCGGGCCGACGCGCGCGTCGCCCGCGCCGAGCTCGCCGACCGGTTCTCCGGGCTCCTGCAGTTCGGCACGGCCGGTCTGCGCGGCGCGCTCGGCGGCGGTCCGCACCGCATGAACCGCGCGGTCGTCATCCGCGCCGCGGCCGGTCTCGCGCACTTCCTGCGCGGCGAGCTCGAGGGTGTCGTGCCCGCGCCGCGCGTGGTCGTCGGGTACGACGCGCGGCACAACTCGCACCGCTTCGCGCTCGACACGGCCGCGGTCATGACGGCCGTCGGCATCGACGTGCTGCTGCTACCGCGTGCGCTGCCCACGCCGGTCCTGGCGTCCGCGGTGCGGCGCTTCGACGCGGACGCGGGCGTCATGGTCACCGCGTCGCACAACCCGCCGCAGGACAACGGCTACAAGGTCTACCTGGGCGGCCGCGTGGTCACCGACGCCGGGCAGGGCGCACAGATCGTGCCGCCCGCCGACGCGGCGATCGCTGCCGAGATCGCGCGGGTGCCGTCGGTCGCGTCCGTGCCGCGCGCGTCGTCGGGCTGGACGACGCTGGGCGAGGAGGTCGTCGACGCGTACGCGCGTGACGCCGCCGCCGTCGCCCCCGGCGGCGACCCCCGGGCGCGCGCGGACCTCACGGTCGTGCTCACACCGCTGCACGGCGTGGGCGGCCGTGTCGCGCAGGACGTGCTCGCGCGCGCAGGGTTCACGGACGTCACGCTCGTCCCCGAGCAGGCCGAGCCCGACCCCGACTTCCCCACCGTCGCGTTCCCCAACCCGGAGGAGCCGGGGGCGACGGACCTGGCGCTGGCCCTCGCGGCGTCGCTGCGCGCGGACCTCGTCGTCGCGGTCGACCCCGACGCGGACCGGTGTGCCGTGGCCGTGCTCGACCCGCGCGCCCACCGCGCCGCGGTGGGACCGCAGACCCCGCAGGCCGACGGCTGGCGGATGCTGACGGGTGACGAGGTGGGCGCGCTGCTCGGCGCGGACGCCGCCGCGCGCACCCGGGCCGCCGGGGACCCGGCGGGGGCGACGCTCGCGTGCTCGATCGTCTCGTCGCGCCTGCTGGAGGCGGTCGCCACCGGCGCGGGCCTGCGGTTCGCGTCCACGCTCACCGGCTTCAAGTGGATCTCCCGCGTCGACGGCCTGGTGTTCGGGTACGAGGAGGCCCTCGGCTACTGCGTCGACCCGGCGCACGTGCGCGACAAGGACGGCATCTCCGCCGCGGTCCGCGTGTGCGACCTCGCGGCACGGCTCGCCGCCGAGGGTCGCACGCTCGTCGACGCGCTCGACGACCTCGCGCGCGCGCACGGCCTGCACGCCACCGGGCAGGTGAGCGCACGGTTCGCGGACCTCGGCCGCATCGGTGCCACCATGACCGCACTGCGCGAGTCGCCGCCGACGACCCTGGTGGGCTCTCCCGTCGTGCAGGTGGTCGACCTCGCGGCGGGCACCGACGACGAGCGTGGCGGTCTGCCGCCGACGGACGGGCTGCGCCTGCTGACCGCCGACGGGACGCGCGTCGTCGTGCGCCCCTCGGGCACCGAGCCGAAGGTGAAGGCGTACCTGGAGGTCGTCGTGGACGTCGCCCGCGACGCCGACCGCGACGCACTGGACGCCGCGCACCGCACGGCGCGCGAACGGCTCGACCACCTCGCACGGGACGTGCGCACGGCCCTGGGCCTCGACCGCCCCTGA
- a CDS encoding DUF6055 domain-containing protein, which translates to MGRFRRGTLVVALVVAFVLGAVLATALGTGVAGPKDLVVPDGWRTAWRSAHVVEGDDVALAWGDRAGEDPTAAPEGLRFDPDVVLAQLEALHALDVDALGLGAPGGPLATRKLLVVVDGTWSAGPGATADMAPVVGGGLSVGADAVPLTQGAVVDGVALLRVRPEVLAGSVGDDAPASDAGGVVAATRDATPHATPDATAGARARAPQGTPWELARGVAETLQHLTEAAHPGHGLTPEAADVLRPAASAYLATYAVRGEHADVSDHVLAPQLAWGSPRHGAAGWLLLQHLADRESPTLVQRLWTESLETEHVLAAYARLTQSDASGLNRRVAQYAMRAAVADVSGAGGPGDLLERLDPVLVAHRTTPTEAVPDDPGHHRVTGAFAPAAYGYTVVRLTPDGSGADVRVRVRGHAEELAGKDPGWSFGLVAVGASGPRYGPVTEAVDGELRLALHPGEDELYLVVAATPTRVVAPTAEGFARTTRYPYEFRVAGAAVAEPDVADVAGGHAHPNGGGWVADDADVDPAAYVAAGAVVRGDATVGPGVRLEGRAWVEAGAELTGDVVVRDAAVVRGTARLTGHVLVGGDAVVGFACDAGAYTSYRPTATCDPGAVDTDVNTVVMPFAPSDTRLSTAAATIAPSPEPAPGQTPTPAPASADAPSPSGPATTPDTVPPPAAATSPGVAAPPAAVPAGACTASYQVVTSWPGGLQVQLVVTATTSGVNGWVLTWTQPLGLEMADSWGAEITRSGRTVTAENLSWNGSIANGGSVTLGFNAAAEGESALEVPQVRCEHTG; encoded by the coding sequence ATGGGCCGGTTCAGGCGCGGCACGCTCGTCGTGGCGCTCGTCGTCGCGTTCGTGCTGGGAGCGGTCCTCGCGACGGCGCTCGGCACCGGCGTCGCCGGCCCCAAGGACCTGGTCGTGCCCGACGGGTGGCGCACCGCGTGGCGGAGCGCGCACGTGGTCGAGGGCGACGACGTCGCGCTGGCGTGGGGGGACCGTGCCGGTGAGGACCCGACCGCGGCACCCGAGGGCCTGAGGTTCGACCCCGACGTCGTGCTCGCCCAGCTCGAGGCGCTGCACGCGCTCGACGTCGACGCGCTCGGGCTCGGTGCCCCCGGTGGCCCGCTCGCGACGCGCAAGCTCCTCGTGGTCGTCGACGGCACGTGGAGCGCGGGCCCGGGCGCGACGGCGGACATGGCCCCCGTCGTCGGCGGCGGCCTCTCGGTGGGGGCCGACGCCGTCCCCCTGACGCAGGGCGCCGTGGTCGACGGCGTGGCGCTGCTGCGGGTGCGGCCCGAGGTGCTGGCGGGCTCGGTGGGTGACGACGCGCCGGCGTCGGACGCCGGTGGCGTGGTGGCCGCGACGAGGGACGCCACCCCGCACGCCACCCCGGACGCCACCGCCGGCGCGCGGGCGCGTGCCCCGCAGGGCACGCCCTGGGAGCTGGCACGCGGCGTCGCCGAGACCCTGCAGCACCTCACCGAGGCCGCCCACCCGGGCCACGGCCTGACGCCCGAGGCGGCCGACGTGCTGCGTCCGGCCGCGTCGGCCTACCTCGCGACGTACGCGGTGCGCGGCGAGCACGCCGACGTCTCCGACCACGTCCTGGCACCACAGCTAGCGTGGGGCAGCCCCCGCCACGGGGCCGCCGGGTGGCTGCTCCTGCAGCACCTGGCCGACCGCGAGTCGCCGACGCTGGTGCAGCGGCTCTGGACCGAGTCCCTCGAGACCGAGCACGTGCTCGCGGCGTACGCGCGGCTCACGCAGTCGGACGCCTCCGGTCTCAACCGGCGCGTCGCCCAGTACGCGATGCGCGCCGCCGTGGCGGACGTGTCCGGCGCGGGCGGCCCCGGGGACCTCCTGGAGCGGCTGGACCCCGTCCTCGTCGCCCACCGCACGACGCCCACCGAGGCCGTGCCCGACGACCCGGGGCACCACCGTGTCACCGGGGCCTTCGCCCCGGCGGCCTACGGCTACACGGTGGTGCGGCTCACGCCCGACGGATCGGGCGCGGACGTGCGCGTGCGGGTGCGCGGGCACGCCGAGGAGCTCGCCGGCAAGGACCCCGGCTGGAGCTTCGGGCTCGTCGCCGTCGGCGCGAGCGGGCCGCGGTACGGCCCGGTGACCGAAGCCGTCGACGGCGAGCTGCGCCTTGCGCTGCACCCGGGCGAGGACGAGCTGTACCTCGTGGTCGCCGCGACGCCGACGCGGGTCGTGGCGCCCACCGCCGAGGGCTTCGCCCGCACGACGCGCTACCCGTACGAGTTCCGGGTCGCCGGGGCCGCCGTCGCCGAGCCCGACGTCGCGGACGTCGCAGGCGGGCACGCCCACCCGAACGGCGGCGGCTGGGTCGCGGACGACGCGGACGTCGACCCGGCGGCGTACGTCGCCGCCGGGGCCGTGGTGCGCGGCGACGCGACGGTCGGCCCCGGCGTCCGGCTCGAGGGACGCGCGTGGGTCGAGGCCGGTGCGGAGCTCACGGGCGACGTGGTGGTCCGGGACGCCGCCGTCGTGCGGGGCACGGCGCGCCTGACCGGTCACGTCCTCGTCGGCGGTGACGCGGTCGTCGGTTTCGCGTGCGACGCGGGCGCCTACACGTCCTACCGGCCCACCGCGACGTGCGACCCGGGCGCGGTCGACACCGACGTCAACACGGTCGTCATGCCGTTCGCGCCGAGCGACACCCGGCTGAGCACCGCCGCCGCCACCATCGCACCGTCCCCCGAGCCGGCACCCGGGCAGACTCCCACGCCCGCCCCGGCGTCCGCCGACGCACCGTCCCCGTCGGGGCCCGCCACGACGCCCGACACCGTCCCGCCGCCCGCCGCCGCCACGTCGCCCGGGGTGGCCGCGCCGCCTGCCGCCGTGCCTGCGGGCGCCTGCACCGCCTCGTACCAGGTGGTGACCTCGTGGCCCGGCGGGTTGCAGGTCCAGCTCGTCGTCACCGCGACCACGTCGGGCGTCAACGGCTGGGTGCTGACGTGGACGCAGCCGCTCGGCCTGGAGATGGCCGACTCGTGGGGCGCGGAGATCACGCGCAGCGGGCGCACCGTCACGGCCGAGAACCTGTCGTGGAACGGGTCGATCGCGAACGGCGGCAGCGTGACGCTCGGGTTCAACGCCGCCGCGGAGGGCGAGAGCGCCCTGGAGGTCCCGCAGGTGCGCTGCGAGCACACCGGCTGA
- a CDS encoding purine-nucleoside phosphorylase, translated as MSDVSPARDLTGGAVPSLDDPTTDPFDVARLAAEVIARRTGVEKHDVALVLGSGWGGAADLLGETVAELPSHEVPGFGRPAVAGHVGTLRSVRIAGEGDRPDRHALVLGSRTHLYEGRGVRRVVHGVRTAAATGASTVVLTNGCGGLNLAWGPGTPVLIRDHLNLTATSPLEGATFVDLTDLYSARLRAVAREVDATLDEGVYVQFPGPHYETPAEVAMAGRLGGDLVGMSTTLEAIAARHAGLEVLGISLVTNLAAGISPEPLDHAEVLAAGRAAGPRISALLADVVRRL; from the coding sequence ATGAGTGACGTCTCCCCCGCCCGCGACCTCACCGGCGGCGCCGTGCCCAGCCTCGACGACCCGACGACGGACCCGTTCGACGTGGCCCGCCTGGCCGCGGAGGTGATCGCCCGCCGCACGGGCGTGGAGAAGCACGACGTCGCGCTCGTCCTCGGGTCCGGCTGGGGCGGGGCGGCGGACCTGCTGGGCGAGACGGTCGCCGAGCTGCCGAGCCACGAGGTGCCCGGCTTCGGGCGGCCCGCGGTGGCGGGGCACGTCGGGACGCTGCGCTCGGTGCGCATCGCGGGCGAGGGCGACCGGCCCGACCGGCACGCGCTCGTGCTCGGGTCGCGCACGCACCTGTACGAGGGCCGGGGCGTGCGGCGCGTCGTGCACGGCGTGCGCACGGCCGCTGCGACGGGCGCGTCGACCGTGGTGCTGACCAACGGCTGCGGCGGGCTGAACCTCGCGTGGGGGCCGGGCACGCCGGTCCTCATCCGCGACCACCTCAACCTCACGGCGACGTCGCCGCTGGAGGGCGCGACGTTCGTCGACCTGACGGACCTGTACTCGGCGCGGCTGCGCGCGGTGGCACGCGAGGTCGACGCGACGCTGGACGAGGGCGTGTACGTGCAGTTCCCCGGGCCGCACTACGAGACACCGGCCGAGGTCGCGATGGCAGGCCGTCTCGGAGGCGACCTGGTCGGCATGTCGACGACGCTCGAGGCCATCGCGGCGCGCCACGCGGGCCTGGAGGTGCTCGGCATCTCCCTGGTCACCAACCTGGCCGCGGGCATCAGTCCCGAGCCGCTGGACCACGCCGAGGTGCTGGCCGCCGGGCGGGCCGCGGGCCCGCGGATCAGCGCGCTGCTGGCCGACGTGGTGCGGCGGTTGTGA
- a CDS encoding NAD(P)H-quinone dehydrogenase, with the protein MTSQQTAAPDEPQVAAATAASTVRDAPAAPSGGRVVIVGGGPGGYEAALVARRLGAHVTVVERAGLGGSAVLTDVVPSKTLIATAEWMTIADRAPELGIRLDDLGAGGAGGPVNVAEALRHRIDLQAVNARVKALAAAQSADIRGRLAREGVEIVHGTGRLLDPERVAVTEQDGTEHVLAADVVLVATGATPRVLPDARPDGERILTWTQMYNLTEVPERLVVVGSGVTGAEFAGAYTLLGSDVVLVSSRDRVLPGEDADAAELIERVFTQRGMTVASRSRASAARRTADGVVVTLEDGSTVEGSHVLFAVGSIPTTRDMGLEEAGVHLTPSGHVQVDKVSRTNVRGVYAAGDCTGVLPLASVAATQGRIAMSHALGDAVAPLALRGISANIFTVPEIATVGLSESRLQAMGTHYRTSTLPLARNPRAKMLGVRDGFVKIFAHAGTGTVLGAVVVGPRASESIFPLTLAVQHRLTADEVAEASTVYPSMSGTIGEVARMLHQRIED; encoded by the coding sequence GTGACCAGCCAGCAGACCGCCGCGCCCGACGAGCCGCAGGTGGCCGCCGCCACCGCCGCCTCCACCGTCCGTGACGCCCCCGCCGCACCGTCCGGCGGACGCGTCGTCATCGTCGGTGGCGGCCCCGGTGGGTACGAGGCGGCACTCGTCGCCCGGCGCCTGGGGGCGCACGTCACGGTCGTCGAGCGGGCCGGGCTCGGGGGCTCGGCCGTGCTCACCGACGTCGTGCCGTCCAAGACGCTCATCGCGACGGCCGAGTGGATGACGATCGCCGACCGCGCGCCCGAGCTCGGCATCCGCCTCGACGACCTGGGCGCGGGCGGCGCCGGCGGCCCCGTCAACGTGGCCGAGGCGCTGCGCCACCGCATCGACCTGCAGGCGGTCAACGCGCGCGTCAAGGCGCTCGCAGCCGCGCAGTCGGCCGACATCCGCGGTCGGCTGGCCCGCGAGGGCGTCGAGATCGTCCACGGGACGGGCCGTCTGCTCGACCCCGAGCGCGTCGCCGTCACCGAGCAGGACGGCACCGAGCACGTCCTGGCCGCGGACGTCGTCCTCGTCGCGACCGGTGCCACCCCGCGCGTGCTGCCCGACGCACGCCCGGACGGCGAGCGCATCCTCACCTGGACCCAGATGTACAACCTCACCGAGGTGCCGGAGCGGCTGGTCGTCGTGGGGTCGGGCGTCACCGGCGCGGAGTTCGCCGGCGCCTACACGCTGCTCGGCTCCGACGTCGTGCTCGTCTCCAGCCGTGACCGCGTGCTCCCGGGGGAGGACGCCGACGCCGCCGAGCTCATCGAGCGGGTGTTCACGCAGCGGGGCATGACGGTCGCGTCGCGCTCGCGGGCGTCGGCGGCGCGCCGCACCGCCGACGGCGTGGTCGTGACCCTCGAGGACGGGAGCACGGTCGAGGGCTCGCACGTGCTGTTCGCCGTCGGCTCGATCCCGACGACGCGCGACATGGGCCTGGAGGAGGCGGGCGTCCACCTGACCCCGTCGGGCCACGTCCAGGTGGACAAGGTCTCGCGCACCAACGTGCGGGGTGTCTACGCCGCCGGCGACTGCACCGGGGTCCTGCCGCTCGCGTCGGTCGCCGCGACGCAGGGCCGGATCGCGATGTCGCACGCCCTCGGCGACGCGGTGGCGCCGCTCGCGCTGCGCGGCATCTCGGCGAACATCTTCACCGTGCCGGAGATCGCGACCGTCGGGCTGTCGGAGTCGCGGCTGCAGGCCATGGGGACGCACTACCGCACGAGCACGTTGCCGCTGGCGCGCAACCCCCGCGCCAAGATGCTCGGCGTGCGCGACGGCTTCGTGAAGATCTTCGCGCACGCCGGCACGGGCACCGTGCTGGGGGCTGTCGTGGTCGGGCCGCGCGCGAGCGAGTCGATCTTCCCGCTCACGCTCGCGGTCCAGCACCGGCTGACGGCCGACGAGGTCGCCGAGGCGTCGACGGTCTACCCGTCGATGTCGGGCACGATCGGCGAGGTCGCGCGCATGCTGCACCAGCGCATCGAGGACTGA
- a CDS encoding adenosine deaminase, with product MTADDVPDLGTVLRELPKVLLHDHLDGGLRPATVLELAAEVGHELPATDAQALGAWFRDAADSGSLPRYLETFVHTLAVMQTVEGLRRVAREAVLDLAADGVVYAEQRYAPEQHLQAGLTLQQVVDAVRAGLAEGMQLAAADGHEIRVTQVLCAMRQADRAAEIAALALANRDVDVVGFDIAGPEEGFGPSRHATAFRLLRDACFPATVHAGEAAGLDSVAQALHVAGAVRLGHGVRLADDVHEDPDGGWRLGVLAHWVRDRRVPLELCPSSNVQTGAAPSVADHPVTLLRRAGFEVTVSTDNRLQSGTSLSRELGLLVREAGWSLDDVVDVQVTAARHAFLHEDERRALVDRIVRPAAAPGTDRPGRHRA from the coding sequence GTGACCGCTGACGACGTCCCGGACCTGGGCACCGTCCTGCGCGAGCTGCCCAAGGTCCTCCTGCACGACCACCTCGACGGCGGGCTGCGGCCGGCGACGGTCCTCGAGCTCGCGGCCGAGGTCGGTCACGAGCTCCCCGCGACCGACGCGCAGGCGCTGGGCGCGTGGTTCCGGGACGCCGCGGACTCGGGCTCCCTGCCCCGCTACCTCGAGACGTTCGTCCACACCCTGGCGGTCATGCAGACCGTCGAGGGTCTGCGGCGCGTCGCGCGCGAGGCGGTGCTCGACCTGGCCGCCGACGGCGTCGTGTACGCCGAGCAGCGCTACGCCCCGGAGCAGCACCTGCAGGCGGGTCTCACGCTGCAGCAGGTGGTCGACGCGGTGCGTGCGGGTCTCGCCGAGGGCATGCAGCTCGCCGCGGCCGACGGTCACGAGATCCGGGTGACGCAGGTCCTGTGCGCGATGCGCCAGGCGGACCGGGCGGCGGAGATCGCGGCGCTCGCGCTGGCGAACCGCGACGTGGACGTCGTGGGCTTCGACATCGCCGGCCCGGAGGAGGGGTTCGGGCCGTCGCGGCACGCCACGGCGTTCCGGCTGCTGCGCGACGCGTGCTTCCCGGCCACGGTGCACGCGGGGGAGGCCGCCGGGCTCGACTCGGTCGCCCAGGCCCTGCACGTCGCGGGCGCCGTGCGCCTGGGCCACGGCGTGCGGCTCGCGGACGACGTGCACGAGGACCCCGACGGCGGGTGGCGGCTGGGTGTGCTCGCGCACTGGGTGCGCGACCGGCGCGTGCCGCTGGAGCTGTGCCCGTCGTCCAACGTGCAGACCGGCGCGGCGCCCTCGGTCGCGGACCACCCGGTCACCCTGCTGCGCCGTGCCGGCTTCGAGGTCACCGTGAGCACCGACAACCGCCTGCAGTCCGGGACGTCGCTGTCCCGCGAGCTCGGGCTGCTCGTGCGCGAGGCCGGCTGGAGTCTCGACGACGTCGTCGACGTGCAGGTCACGGCGGCCCGGCACGCGTTCCTGCACGAGGACGAGCGCCGCGCGCTCGTCGACCGCATCGTCCGTCCGGCGGCCGCGCCGGGCACCGACCGCCCCGGGAGGCACCGCGCATGA